The Phycisphaerae bacterium sequence GCGCAACGTCAACGCCTGGATCATCACCTCGCGCGACTACGGCAAGACCTGGGACGTGGACGTCACGCCGCAGGAGTTCTTCACCGGCCGCCTGTCCTCACCGCACTTCGTTCAGTTCGGCCGCGACTACGCCGGTGCGCCCGATGAATACATCTACGCCCTCTTTCCCGCCGCAAACGACGGCTGCAGCTATTGGGACAACGGGGACTATATGCTCCTGGGTCGCGTCCGCATTGCGGACATCCTTCGCCGCGACCGCTGGGAGTTCTGGACCGGAATCGACCAAGCCGGAAAGCCCAAGTGGAGCAATAACGATTCCTCTGCCGCGCCGGTGTTCAGCTTCCCAGGCTTCACCGCCGAAAACCACGTGGCCTACAACCCCGGACTCGGGCGCTTCATCATGGGCAACGGCGGCTTCTACGGCAAGGACGGCCAACCGCTTCCCTATCACAACGGACCCCGCGGACAGTACCGCTCTCAGTTGACGGTCTACGAGGCAACCAATCTCTGGGGCCCGTGGCGACTCTTCTACCGCGTCGACGACTGGGGCAAGGGCAACTACCAGCCGAGTTTCCCGACCAAGTGGATGAGCAAGGACGGCCGAGAAATGGTCATGGTCTCCTCCGGCATGGGCGAGAACTACACCTTCACCACCCAAAAGCTCCACCTGACCGTCGCCTCCGACACCTGAAGCGTCTACAGGGAATCGGTCTGTAATCTGTAGGGCGGGAGGTTCTGCGGCAAAGCCGCAGGTTCACCCGCCACTCGACCGCCAACCATTGAGCTTGGTTGCAGCGCCGCCGCCCATCCCTTCCCGTCGATACTCTCATCCGCTATAATTGCACATATGAGGATCGCCATTGCCTGCAGCCTGCTCGCCCTGGTCCTTGCCGCTGATGCGGCGGCCCAGCCGAAGCTCAATCTGCCCGGCCACAACAACCCGCCGCCCGCCCGGCCGCAACGGCATTCCGGCGGCGAAGGCGTTCCGCCTCTGCCCCTGCCCGCTACCCCCATCCGCCGCAGCGAAAAAAAACGCGAGCCCGCCCCGCCCGTTCTCGTGGCCAAGATAGAATACGCCAGGAACTTCTACAACGTGACCAACGACGCCCGTAATCTCCTGGGCTTCGCCGGCCGGGCCATCAACGATATCGCCTATCGCCCAGCCGACTTCCAGTGGCGGAACTTCAGCTACGACCCCACCGAAGTGCCCATCATCTACCTCAGCGGCCACGACCCCGTCGCCGTTCTTCCACCCGAAGACATGCGCCGCCTCCGCAACTACCTGGTCCTCGGCGGCAC is a genomic window containing:
- a CDS encoding DUF4185 domain-containing protein; this translates as MNTPNPPFATSDYILAVSADPPAHDGTGDMWPVTWAADDAIYAAAGDNDPGQGEGTGFRGKPHWSPMNVWRVRDCPSPHVTPELVHNLPVDPKKYCQRPLTDLDNGVKPAGLLSIAGTLYLAVANISDVNRPGNPSFNRQRNVNAWIITSRDYGKTWDVDVTPQEFFTGRLSSPHFVQFGRDYAGAPDEYIYALFPAANDGCSYWDNGDYMLLGRVRIADILRRDRWEFWTGIDQAGKPKWSNNDSSAAPVFSFPGFTAENHVAYNPGLGRFIMGNGGFYGKDGQPLPYHNGPRGQYRSQLTVYEATNLWGPWRLFYRVDDWGKGNYQPSFPTKWMSKDGREMVMVSSGMGENYTFTTQKLHLTVASDT